In a genomic window of Prochlorococcus marinus subsp. marinus str. CCMP1375:
- a CDS encoding C40 family peptidase — translation MAVLKIACQKETLIPGSLWLLNNNINGYKNIASNELATEVIAGRKFEIIYDTQSTSPPSEKERVKVRLLEDGYICWLEIRDIFDQIETTAPWEPILLEKHEIANRLPKILIWIEKTSKSPNQYLWGGTAGPNFDCSGLVQTAFSSEDIWLPRDAYQQEKFCKPVDFNKNTLKEIIPGDLLFFGDSKKCTHVAIYKGKGNYWHSSGTKNGRNGIGIDTLNPIHKNSISSYYSSILRGAGRVESCHDGSSIA, via the coding sequence ATGGCTGTACTAAAAATAGCTTGTCAAAAAGAGACTCTTATCCCTGGGAGCCTCTGGTTACTAAATAATAATATTAATGGCTACAAAAATATTGCAAGCAATGAACTTGCAACAGAGGTAATTGCTGGAAGGAAATTCGAAATAATATATGACACCCAATCAACATCACCTCCCTCTGAAAAAGAAAGAGTCAAAGTTCGGCTATTGGAGGATGGTTACATTTGTTGGCTTGAAATAAGAGATATTTTTGATCAAATTGAAACTACTGCGCCCTGGGAGCCAATATTGCTTGAGAAACATGAAATCGCTAATAGATTACCTAAAATCTTAATTTGGATAGAAAAAACATCTAAATCTCCTAATCAATATTTGTGGGGTGGAACTGCAGGGCCAAACTTTGATTGTTCTGGCTTAGTACAAACTGCATTTTCCTCAGAAGATATTTGGTTACCTCGTGATGCTTATCAACAAGAGAAATTTTGTAAGCCAGTAGATTTTAATAAAAATACTTTAAAAGAAATTATTCCAGGTGACTTATTATTTTTTGGAGATAGCAAAAAATGCACGCATGTTGCCATATACAAAGGCAAAGGTAATTATTGGCATAGCTCAGGCACAAAAAATGGTAGGAATGGTATAGGCATAGATACCTTGAACCCCATACATAAAAATTCTATTTCCTCTTATTATTCCTCAATCTTAAGAGGAGCAGGGAGAGTTGAATCTTGTCATGATGGGTCTTCAATAGCCTAA